A part of Camelus ferus isolate YT-003-E chromosome 6, BCGSAC_Cfer_1.0, whole genome shotgun sequence genomic DNA contains:
- the LOC106729509 gene encoding C2 calcium-dependent domain-containing protein 4A-like, whose translation MTLDPRLTSSSGGSPGSSTCCLMWCLERLRLGPERLLPNRNRLFQGRAGRSTAVTPAACTNVLTPDRIPEFCIPPRLASCPTLAAVRDFWGEKAGTDDAAGHTDWDPRSQAALSLPHLPRARTVYGFCALLESPHTRRRESLFLGGPGSVALLPAPRPRARTYGCGRDAPLPPRGGAPAAAPGTPRPSPDALARRRRGRRLVRVPEGLLRRALWARRSRGLARDRSVSSGDEDDKRHANSGPPTQAPAASPPPPPGPRPERLEAEGTVALGRAGGALRLAAEYSRAGGRLRVRLLPAEGPAGGAAELRAPVGCRVSFVLQPPGQTRRPRGAVVRRSRRAVLEQDLCLDGLSEDEVRRLAVRVKAENRGRLLGRGELLLGPLLPL comes from the exons ATGACGCTGGACCCCAG GCTGACCAGCTCCAGCGGAGGTTCCCCTGGATCCAGCACCTGCTGCCTGATGTGGTGCCTGGAGCGGCTCCGCCTGGGACCGGAGCGCCTCCTGCCGAACAGGAACCGGCTTTTCCAGGGTCGGGCAGGGCGATCCACGGCCGTCACGCCCGCCGCGTGCACAAACGTGCTCACCCCAGACCGCATCCCCGAGTTCTGCATCCCCCCGCGACTGGCGTCCTGTCCGACCCTGGCTGCAGTCCGGGACTTCTGGGGCGAAAAAGCAGGGACAGACGACGCCGCAGGGCACACGGACTGGGACCCGCGCTCGCAGGCCGCGCTCTCGCTGCCGCACCTGCCCCGCGCGCGCACCGTTTACGGTTTCTGCGCGCTGCTCGAGAGCCCGCACACCCGCCGCAGGGAGTCGCTCTTCCTCGGGGGCCCGGGCTCCGTGGCGCTCctgcccgcgccccgcccccgggcccgcACCTACGGCTGCGGCCGAGACGCTCCCCTCCCGCCCCGGGGAGGAGCCCCCGCCGCGGCGCCCGGAACCCCCCGCCCTTCCCCAGACGCGCTCGCCCGGAGGCGCCGTGGCCGCCGCCTCGTACGCGTCCCTGAGGGGCTGCTGCGCCGCGCGCTGTGGGCCCGGAGGAGCCGCGGCCTGGCCCGCGACCGCTCCGTCTCCAGTGGGGACGAGGACGACAAGCGTCACGCCAATTCCGGGCCCCCGACCCAGGCCCCCGCCGCCTCCCCTCCGCCGCCCCCCGGCCCGCGGCCCGAGCGCCTGGAGGCCGAGGGCACCGTGGCTCTGGGCCGCGCCGGCGGCGCCCTGCGCCTGGCCGCCGAGTACAGTCGGGCCGGCGGGCGCCTCCGCGTCCGGCTGCTCCCCGCCGAGGGCCCGGCCGGAGGGGCCGCCGAGCTCCGCGCCCCCGTCGGCTGCCGCGTCAGCTTCGTCCTGCAGCCGCCGGGCCAGACGCGCCGGCCGCGCGGCGCCGTGGTCCGGCGGAGCCGCCGCGCCGTCTTGGAGCAGGACTTGTGCTTGGACGGGCTGTCGGAGGACGAGGTGCGCCGCCTGGCCGTGCGCGTCAAGGCCGAGAACCGGGGCCGCCTGCTGGGCCGCGGCGAGCTGCTGCTgggccccctcctgcccctctga